Below is a genomic region from Caretta caretta isolate rCarCar2 chromosome 18, rCarCar1.hap1, whole genome shotgun sequence.
CACACTGCCTGTTACCAGGGATTTTCTGCATCCTCTGTGCCAGTGGAGTAGCACAAGGGGTCCTATTACAATAGGATGTGGACCCCATTATTTGCTATCTGTTAAGTGCTGACAGTGTGTTTTGCTGGTTTACAAGGCCAGACATTAAGGACAGTCCCTGCTATGCAGAGTTTGCTGTCTAAAAGAACCTTTATATTTAAACTTTTGGGGTCAGGTCCATAGGTGGTGTAAATCACCAGcgctcccctgaagtcaatggagaaatgccagtttattccagctgaggatctgacccctgGCCTCCAGATGTGAAAGACTGCTTCGGAGAGGAGGAAAATTTCAAATATGTTTGATGTTCATACGCCACCTGGAGGAGAGGAACATTTGTGATGGAGGAAGAAAGAAGATGACTTTGGGTGGGCTCAGTGATGGATTGCAACTGTGCTGCAGGAGTGCACCTGGCTGCAGCCTTTGGAGATGGAGAGCGCAGGGAACAGaaggtttttgtttcattttcttctttcctgTCTGAAAGGAGAGGAAACTGGGAAAGGGCAAAAGCAAGGACTTCAGAGAGGAGGAGCCTTAGAGTAACAGTCAGAGTCCTGGAGCAACATTAATTCAGCATTTTCTGAAGATACCAGGGACTGCTCTCCTACTCAACTGTCCATGAGCTCAATAGCTAAAACTGAACACTAGATTCTGATCTGACTTAGGGCCCGGCTGTGCTCGAACTGACGTCAATGGCAAAACGACCATTAATCTCAGTGGGAGTGAGATCAGATCCTTTACTCCACTATAAATCCAGCATATCTGTGCTCACATCAGTAGTTACTCTGCATTTACTCCGTTGTAAATGAAAGCACCTCCTGGCCTTGCGAGTACAGAAGGCCTCTCATTTTATGGCAGTCAGATGGATGCCTTTCATAGGCTTAATTGACCTTTATTCTTCATAGTTCAGTAAATGTTCCCACCTGACATGGTAACAATGCCTTGCTCTGTAGCCATCAGGGAAATGGTGCATGGTGGACTAGCTTCAGCGCTTTTGTGTAAAACATTTGTGCTAATTCTCTTTGTTTGTCCCCATGCCCCTCAAACAATAAATCTGTATTTTAGCTTTGCAGGTATGGCTCAATTTACTCCTTGTATGTCATAAAGCATTAGGGGCTGGGATCCCAAAGGAACCTAAGCGCTAGGGCACCCACATTCTGTTGAAATTCAATAGGAGTTTAACACCTTAGTCTCCTTTGAAAGACCCAGCCGTAAGCATTGCACCCTTATATAACTCCAACCCGTGTTTCATTTCATATATATTCTCTTCCATAACTCTGTCTCTaacatttgttagtctttaaggttcccctggactcctcgttgtttctgttTCTCACGGTTGTTTTTCTTCCTCAATTTAGCCTTCAACTCAAGACTTTGGACCTGACTCTGCTCACTCtgaccagtgtaaatccagagtaactccactgatgtctgTTGAGTTAGCCCAGTGTCAAAatatgtgtatgtgagagaggaGTCAGGCCCTTTAATGGCAGGACATCCTCATTACCCTTCACAGAGGTGTTCCCAGTAGAATCTAGCAGACCTCTGTGATATTTAAATTCAGCAATACTTACGTTCCCCCAGGCTTTAACATGACCAACGTAGCATGTTCTAACATACCActtcccttcatagaatcatagaatatcagggttggaagggacctcaggaggtcatctagtcccaccccctgctcaaagcaggaccaatccccaatttttgccctggctTGACTGAAGTGATTGTTAGGTTGAGCTAGTTAATGTGATCCAATATCAGACCTTTAAAGCCTAGTCTAGAAAAGCCTATGTGTGAAATGGCTAATTGAGGGCTACCCTCTTACCCCTCTCGGTCCCCCATATCTATATTTGTccctttccaccccaccccctgcacttcTGATTGCTTGCCAATATAGGAATTGGCAGAATTTTGCCATTGCCCTGCTTtgcgggggtgctgagagccattaaacaaaactgtaaaccctgtaaatgatggaaatcacttcaaaccaggggtactcccgcacccccagcacccctcgtTCCAACAGCTATGCTTACAGTTCATACAGATTTCACCAAGGGGTGGGTTGAGTATTTTGATCTACTCCGGGCATCAAAaggttctttttttctttttaaagcaaaggTTGACTTTTCACTCTGCACAGCCACCCCTCCCACTCTGCCTGTAATCGGGTCTTTAGCATGCCTCTCCTGTGAAGTACTCCTGAACTAACTTGTCCGCATTTACCCAGAGGGCAAgggagtggaaggggtgggggagaaaaatcCATACAACATCAAAACCAAAATACAATCATGTTTTTCAGGCTGTGGGGCCTACGGCACCCTGAGTCCAGAATGCCGAAAACTCTCCCAGGATATAGAATATACTGAAATGTGCCTCTTTGAGGTGTGAGTGCCAGGGCTCTGCAGATAGACTGGGATGAGGCTGAAATACTTCTCTGGATTATCTGTACTTTGTCCTTCCAGAAACCATTCAGCAGCTTTCAGGATTGGCAGCACAAAGGCTCTCTGTTTAAACATGGGTAATAGCCTGGGCGATGGCAAATGCCTGCTCAAACAGAGCGACTTTTGTTTCTCTGTGACAGCGGAAGGAGGTTGAGAGGGGCCAAAAAGTGTTATCCTACTCACCCGGAATATCTCTAGCAATCTGTGGCTGGGAGATGCTGTGGTTTCTTTTGATTTGTGAGGATAGCAGGAATGAGATCAAGCTGGGAAGGGCTCTGATATGTTTATATAAACACCTTTATCCCAGAGTGTCTTCAAACTGATCTACAAACAAGATTGCTTCATCCATTCTGAAATGCTACCCACTTTCGGGATGGAACTCTGCGGCTGCTAACCAGTGCATAGAATTGAGTTGCTGTGATCCATTAAAACATGCCCTTACTAATATAGAGTGAGTAGCATGGAGTGGGAGACGTTCTCTCTCAAAACTATTCCAGCTATCGACTCTTTTCCAGCCCTTATTTAGTGAACTGGtagctcctctgatggttagcaCAATATGTCAGATTTGTGGaatattagggccaaattcatcaccGATGACATAATAAAAGGGGGGCCGTTCACTGGTGTTGTCCCAGTTTATGCCAGCAATGCTTCTGGGCCGCAGATTAAATGGTTTTTCCAGTGCTctcctgcatctgatgaagtgagctgtagctcacgaaagcttatgctcaaataaattggttagtctctaaggtgccacaagtcctccttttctttttgtaaaaaccCCTGTAATCGATATCTAAAGGTCTGGGGTTATAGATCTCACCTGCAGAAATTTATCTTTCTTGTGCTGTCTCTCTactacttttttaaaatacacctttttCAGGCCCTCTTCTTCACTCCTGTAAAATCTCGTGCTGTTCTTGCTCTGCTTTTGGCTATGTGACCTCTCCCTGGAGGACACCTGAAAGCTGTGAATAAGCCATAGGACACCTTTATGACATCACTGGCCAAAGGGTCCTCCCCACTCCTGATGGACCAAATATAGCTCACATTGTTCTGCAGTGTGTAACAGCAATCTCCAGCTGCCTTTCTCTTTGATACAGAGATGCAATCAAAACCTGCTTGGAGCAGGTCATGCTGGGACCTCCATGGGCCTCCTATCTGTGTTCAGAAAGGGGCAGCTGATATCTGCACCAGTTTATACAAATCCCTCATGCTATGGAAGCCAACAGTataactcccattggcttgttTGATGGGGGAAAGTTAGGATTTAAGCctatggggcgggaggggggcatTAAGCGCCTGGCAAATAGCCAGCAGAGCCCTCGATGGGACATTCTTGCCTTAGGATAACAGCAGCTAGAGCCTGCTTGCATCCCAGGGGCATGTCTCGTTAgcaccctaaagttcagagttaAAGATTCCTAAGAGTCCGACACTGTCTGCTGAGCCTGCGGCTCTGGCTCGAATGATTCTCCTAAGGCCAGCTAAGGAGCTCGGTGATTCGCCAGAGAGGGGAAGATAAAGTGATAGGGCTTGTTTTGCAAACCAAACGTGAGAATCCATCCTGGGGAAATCTGCAGCGATCTGAGAGGTCGCAGTCATTAGCTACTTTTAAAGTTCCTGTGCCATCATAAATCTCCCGATATTTCTTGTGTCCACTAGCAGGAAGaatccctccaccaccaccagctGGTAGCCTAAGCGATTGCTTTCACATTCCACCTGACTGCCAACCACTGGGGTCACCCAGAGGTAACCACAGGGCAGGAAGCCTCTGTGAGCAGCCCTGCCGCAGCGGGGATTAACCGCCTCACTGGGCCGCTGCCCTCAACAATTTTCTGGTCAGTAACTTTTTGAAAGGAGAGCGTGTCTTGTGCCGTagggagcggggggcaggagtgggtggggagagaagacaCGGTGGCTGGATTCTTTCCAGGGTGGGAAACAATCTGTCCAATAACTTCTTCATGACAGAGATTaaattttccttcccttccctccaaaCCCATGAATGGATGGCTATGCAACATCCTGACATGCCATGTAATAAGGAACAGTGTCTCTCTGTCTCCTTCACCACTGCATCTCTCTTTGTAAAGCAGAAATTCCTAGCACCGTGAGGATTCCTCTTTCTAGCATTTAGCTGCGAACTTTGTAAGAAGTTTGGGACGAAAGGCTTAAATTTTAATACTGGTGTCCAAACTGGAATCCCAGATCCAAAAAACCTCAGAACTTTGGAGCATTCATAGTCCAAATCCCCCCTCTGCCTTTTGCAAATGCCTCCTATCTTTAGAATGGGCCATTCCCTGAACTCCAGATCCAGACACGTTTCAAGATTAGGGTGTTAATAAGCTACATATGTGCTCTTTGCAATAAGATAAAGCTGACTGAGCTCTCTTAAGGCTAACTTTAAGCATAAGGTACGATGACAGTTGCTTAGAGTGCCACGTCTGAAGGAGtgacagagcagtgcacagagcaccATGTTTGCTCATCTACAGACCAGCAAGAGCCAACATCTGCAAAACACAGGCAGGGGTTCTGACACTGACAGTGAGAGCCCTGGAAAGGGCTTATTTGGAAGATAGTTGGGGCACCAAAGACCACCGGTGGCTCTGAATCCCTCTGTGGCTAGTCGTGGTATGATCTGATGCAACCTCACCAGGGTGGCCAACAGAAAATGTCAAGCTGCAAATGCGTTAAGGCGGCTTGAATTCAGAAGAGTCCGGCACCTATGAGCAGGGTGGTGCAAACACTAGTTGGGAAAGGACAATGGAGAAGCCGCCAGGAAAAAGTCAAAAACGGGACTGAAACTATTACACCAtaggagaggaggaaaaagaagtaATGACTACAGGCATCTACTGGCCAAAACGCACTGTGGTGATGGAGTTCTGGAGCAATGGATAGTACTATAGGGCTCAGATTGCAACAGTGATTGAAAGTCTACTGGTGCTTTGGCTCGGGAAAAGGTTTCTGTCCCTTCTCAGCCCCTGTCCAAAACCCTGTCAGGATTTGAGCTCTAAAGAGGCAGAGACGCAAGACAAATAGGGATGTGCCAACTCAGCCTTCTGGCCAAACGTCAGACAGAGACCGAAAGCCTCACATGGGAGCCTGGTCTTGTGAGAGTATTCAGCCTGGTTTCTAGACCAAAGACGTTTTGACTAGACATAGAAGTGAAGCATTTTGAGTTTTGCCCATCACTAAAACCAGCAAAAATGGCAGTAGGAAGGTTGGTCTTGTAGCCATTACTTTTCTCCTCCACAAAGGCTAACACACTCTGAGTCTGGGCAGTGCCATGGGCTGGGAAAACTAAAGGAagaggagctggagctgtggcCGGGGTACCGCACCCCACCCAAAACAGCCCACATTTTGATGGAGTCATTTTGCAAGGCTAGCCCACAGGTTAGTCAAGGTCCCAAAATAGCCATTATTGGCTTACAAAATGTTACCATGTCCCACGCTTGCACCATAATGCGATGGCACACTCGTCCCCTGCTCGTACAGTTCTTCACGATGTATTTCCTGACATCATTATATGTAAGTTTGTCCCCGTTTGACTCATACAGATGGCAATGCTGACAAGCAGAGTGGAAATGGAGAGAGAAGTCTGTTTCCTGTTATCTATCGGTCGTGTGATAGCCCAGACAGCTGGGGAGGATAGGTCATTTTCTTGCCTTGTCTGGTTCCCCCGTCtggctcactctctctctctctccgcctCTTCAGCTTGTTGATTTACGTTTTCACCAGTTGCATTGATGGGCATGAACCTGGTAGTCCGCTTGCAAACAACAGGCTAAACTCCCCATGAATGTAAATGCATAATTCCATAGATTTTTGCCTGATGCCTTCATAAGCAGCCATCAGTGTTGTATTTTGTTTCCCTCTTTATACATAAGTGAGAGAGGCCCAGAGAATTTTATATTATCCCTTTTGTATTTCATAACTCCCTCTGTGGTCAcactgttcctcctcctccacccttttaaaaatacatcttcaACAGTAAATTAAAATCTTGTGAAATTTCACACATTCTGTCTTCCTCTTCGAGTCTACAGAGCAGAAATTGGAAGTGGCTCCCAACCAAGCTATGAAAACAAGATGACACTGAACACAGGCTAACTTCAGTTTTGCAAGcttggtgggggtggtggggatcATTGGGACAGGGTGAAGCATAGAGACCTGCAAGCACTGGCTTGTCAAGGCTACCTTTTAAAAGGGTGGCTTTTAAGCAGGGGGGCTGTTGGGTTGGCTAGGAGAGCATTCTACATTCTGCCATTTATTTATTCAGACTTTTGGCCGTAGTGAATCTTTTCTTGAAGCATTTTAAAGTTGAAGACCTATTTCTCCTTGCCCGCAACCTCCTCTGTGAGCCAAGGTTTCCAGCAAAACGGCTCTGGCTCAATCTCGCCTGCTCTAAAAGCTCTCTGCATCCTATCCCCCATGCATAGTACTGAAGTTctgcttcttttctttcctcccgAGTGTTGTCCTCATACAACCCCAGTGAAATGTGAGTGTCTGCCCACTTAGCTTTATCATTGCATATCACAGCAAGACCGTATGTAGTATGTTTCTTACAGCAGCTTTGAAAAAGGGTTAACTAGAGAGATTTGAATTTTTGTATCTTCTTGTTACGCCTTTGGAACAAATGGGTGTGAAAAAGAGGGACAGGCAGATTCAGAGCTGGTTCAAAGGCAGTTCAGGCACCTTGTTTGATTGTGAAGCCAAATGGAACACAGTCAACAAACCTCCAAAGACACAGTGGTCCCTTCAGAAGCTCCTTACATCTCTATATCTGTATGtatttctgggtgtgtgtctAAATAAAGATACATAAAGATCACAGGGGTTTAAAGAACAGCATTCGTTTTAAATTTAACCCATTAAGGAAGTTGGCTGGAACCCAGGTACAGTCAATTTTTATCCATGTTCGGCTGTACTTCAAGTGTCCTTTGTACTGCAGgagcagtgtaaatgagaatcaggccctgtgctgaTAATGAAGTGGCTCATCTTGTCCAGCGAGGAAACTTTCTTCAAGCGCTTTATTGTGGGCAGGGAATGCTGAATGCTCTGTCGTCTTGTGCTGTCATCCAGTTGACTCTAGGGGTTGCGTTACGGGCAGTTATGTAATTCAGTCTCTGGACCTTTTTGTCTTTCAGCACTTGGTCACCCAAAAGTCAGAGAGAGCTAAAATCCTAAAGATGCAATGTATTACTTCtttaacccttttaaaaaaaacaacaatcagttaaaaaaaaataccaatcAGTTCACGCTAATCATCGAAGGGAGTGCAGTGGCTGAAAGCTTGAGTCACAGAGTCACGTAAGATCTGTATTTCAGAAGATTTTCTACCAGCATTAGCAAATTGCTCAGAAATGACACCATCATTAAGGCTAAAAGCCTTTCCTGTTATGAGCCCAATTTTCCAATCTCTTATGCAGAATAACCCACTTAGGAGGAGCATTTGGCTCTGAGAATTTCTTCTCTCTTCTATGGTTTAATACTGGTTATGCCATGTTGCGTTCGCCGTGTTGATCCCTTAATCCTGAATAGTAATTTGCATTAAGAATGTTCTCTTCTGTGGGGATTTCTGTGTGGTGAAAACTGCCTTGTGAGCATAAGCAACctacagattttcttttctttttcctgctttGCCTACCAGCTCATGGGGAGGTCAGTGCCATTAAAGTCTGTAGGGATACACGCTGTCCTGTAATTTCACTTTTGTAAAATGACACGTTTCCGATGGCTCGCAGTGATATGGACAGAACCATCCCTTGGGTAGGGTGAATCAGGGCGACCGCTCTGGGCCCCGCACTTCAGGGGACCCCGCAGGCTGCTGCAATTGGTCCCGGAAGACATAGGCATGGGAACTAGAATGTTGCTGTCAGCTTGTTAAATAAATGCTGAATGAGAGCTTGCATGTATtaattgcaaaataaataaaggtaACAATTGAGGTTTCTGATTTAAAATGTCCTTGTCAATGTGTGTTTAGAGTTCTCACAGCCCCATTGCAGATGCTGACCCATTATATTGAGCATATGGCATAGGAGCTGCAATGTCCCCAGGACAGCAAGTCTGAGACAAAGTTGGTTTAGGAATCATAGGGCTTGAGTCTGTGGCCTTCCTTCGACAAAAAGCCTGTTGAACTCACTAAATGGTGAGTCTCCTTGCTCTTGTgggtttaactgaaaaccaccACATTGTTTTATAATGAGCTTCTTGCTTAATTTCCTCCTCTTTGGTATAGTattggcttctcctcctcctcctccattctcTTGAATTGGGAATTCACCTAGAAgagtggtttccaaactttttaGGCTGGGAACGTCTTTCCAAATGATGTAGTCTCCTGCATACCCCCATCTGAGATAGCGTCATAATAGACCTATGACTAGGTTGCCAAGTCTgacaaaataaaatgctttgtCCGCCATTACTGAATTTTTCTCGCGTAGCTCCTGATGAGAGCTTACGTACGTACCCCAGTCTGAAAACCATTGACGTGGAATAATAGCTTATAAACTGTCAGCATTCTAAACTGTTACTTTCCATGTGTCAGCTAGACTGTATTTTACCTTACCAGGGAGCAGAAGCTCTAACAAAATGTAGTTGTCAATGTATGACCAGCAATAATATGCAGTATGTATATATGGGGCAATGTTTTTAGGGTTAAACCTAACCCACTTCCCTGAGTTCCACCCCATGTCTGCATGACAACATTAGGATTATATCagagaaactgtgtgtgtgttgatggcttgtttgttttaattgcCCATGTGCCTGGCATATTTAATGATCACCTTATGCCACTGGCCAATCATTTGGCCCAGAGCTCCGATTTTCAGCGCCGACTGTTACACAGCTTGCAAATAAAAAGCCTTCACCTGGACATTGTGCGTCAGTCACCATCACGATGGAGTCACTTAACGCTGGCCACCAGCATGACCACCACCACCGTAGTTCCCTAGACCCATGTGttacataaatatttttgtttaaaaatcagtgGAGCCCTAAATGAAACAATGTGACAGGACTGGCACTGCAAATGCAATTAAATGAGCCATGTCGAATTGTTCAAGTTAGAAACAGATTTTAATTACAGTAGATTCAAAACAGGAACAATTTTTACTTGAGCAAATGTTTCTCGCTGCAGATCATCCTGTGGGGTCGAACCGAGAAGTGCCTTAAGGAAACCACAGAGGAGATTAGAAGGATGGGAACAGAGTGCCATTACTTCATTTGCGATGTGGGAAACCGAGAGGAAGTCTATCGGCAAGCCAAAGCTGTCCGGGAAAAGGttggtctgtgtggtggatccaGTGATGGGCAGAGCTTAGAAAATCCCCTAACCAATGGCAAGTGGGAAATGTTCTCTGGCGGCTTAGGAAGAAGGGCAGCTATACATTCTGCATCTGGCAAAGGCCTGGCCCTGTCCGTTTCTTGCTTTGATAGTAGggaataaagggcctgattctccaatgCCTTCTGACCTTGCTTTGACATTTATATCTGGGCAAAGAAGTTATGaagtgctaccaaatcagaattctcTATCCACTCACACCAGGTGTCCATTTGACACCAATTTTGTACAGAGGAAATACTTGCACAAAGTGTAAAGACAGCAGGGAATAAGTCCTGGTAGGTCTTACGCTGGATCCTGACACTGTATCAAGAAGCTGAGTGTGGAAGGAGCTGTGAAAGAGCAAATATCCCACCACGGAGCCAGCCTCTCTTCTCTTGAAatatctaggtcagtggttctcaaactttagtgttggtgacccctttcacacagcaagcctctaagtgtgaccccccttataaattaaaaaaaaacttttttacatttaacactattataaatgctggaagtgaAGAGGGGTTTGGattggaggctgacagctcgtgacccccccatgtaataacgtcgcaaccccctgagggggtcacagcccccagtttgagaacccctgatctaggtgATATTATAGGACTGAAACTGAATTATAAAATGCAAGTTATAATAATATATAAGAGAATCCTAATAATAGCCCAACAAAGGCAACTGGCTGTTGATTTGGGGGGAACTTCTTTTAACTATAGATCTATCACTAGTCCTTCTCATGCTCCTGGCCGTCTTTCCAGCTGCCTTTCTCCTTTTGAGTGTCTCTTTGTAGGGACAAATGTTTTACACCACTTTGTCTTTGTTTCAAAATGGTGTAGAATTTCATTAGTAGCCAAACAACATGCTACGAAACTGCCTGGAAAGAAGAACCATGGAGAAGTCATTTGTGCAAATGTTAAGTACCTGTGCTTCAGCTACTTTAAGCTACCTGGGGTACGTTGTAGTCACCAGAAAGATTACAAAGCCCCGTGTGGCAGGAACTCAGAAGAGGCCATGGATTCACACTTCAGTAAAAGGACCAAAGTGACTGCTGTATTTGTGAAAAGAGATGTCCACTGTAACCAATCAGCtgccccctttttctttttgcaggtggGTGATATCACCATCCTAGTGAACAATGCTGCTGTCGTTCATGGTAAGAGCTTGATGGACAGCGATGACGACGCTCTACTCAAATCACAACACATAAATACCCTGGGACAGTTCTGGGTAAGATAAGCTCCTGTATCCAGCGTATTCAGACTTGGAAATGAGAGTGACAAATTACAGCCAGTAAACACTTGGCTGCTGCTAGACTTTTCCAAACGATGCTTGGTAAGATCAGCCTGACATGAAAACGAGCCAGGAAAAACAATGTGAAAGGCAAAGGCCAGAGGAGAGAAGTCTgaggaaaaaattgagtttgaCAGATTCCCTCAAATTGATTTCAGTTACTTCTGCTAAAATACCATATTAAAGGCTTCCAGTAATTATAATGCCTCTGATGCTCTTTTAAACTCACCCTGTGACTTACAAGAAAAACTCTGATTTCCTTTGAGAAATCCCAGGCGCACAAAAGAGAGTTTCTCTGTTTGATGCACATCTGGAACATAAGCGAAACATGACCAGATGCATGGCTGCGTTGTTCAAGGAAGAGAGCTTGCATTAAACTCATTCAGTTTCTAATTAGATCCGTTAAAAACTAATGTACTTGTGTTGTTCCTCTCCATGTTGAAGTCTTTACCCTAAATAATGTGCATCTGAGCAGAACAGGGCATGATCTTTATTGCCTTTTATTTTGTGCACTGCTTAGGGTTGTGATAGCACAGATTTGGTTTTGTTCACGGGAATCAGGTTAACTGAGGCTTTTTGGAACCACTCACAGAGCAGCGAGGCTCCCTTCAGTATGAAGCGGGGCCTGAAGCATGGAGTTTGAATGTAATTACTCCGCATACCCCTGAACAACGGAAAGCACAATTGGGCCCTGCATCACTAGGCTTGTTTTCTTAGTGGCTATAATTCCTGTTGTGTCTCTCCTTTGtgaaggtttttttttagtttctctCTCCGTTCCTTTACAGACCACCAAGGCCTTCCTGCCACGCATGCTGGAGCTGCAGAATGGGCACATTGTTTGCTTGAACTCTGTCTTGGCCTTGTCAGCCATCCCTGGTGCCATTGACTACTGCACCTCCAAAGCCTCTTCCTTTGCCTTTATGGAAAGCCTGACCTTGGGATTGCTGGACTGTCCTGGAGTGAATGCTACAACAGTCCTGCCATTCCACACCAGCACAGAGATGTTTCAGGGCATGAGAATAAGGTCAGTCCAGGGGAGATGGTGTAAATCATCTCACTGAaattaatcagctgaacatgttcGTTAATGCCTGGGGTTTTTTAAAGAGAATTTGATATCTGATCTGGCTGCCTGTGAGCAGAGGGGTCAGTCTAGGCCTCCTGGAGCCATCAGGCTGGTTCTTCTGATTTGCTGGTACACTCCTAACGTGTACAGTTCAATTTGTCCTTCCTATGGGAGGGTGTCTTCCAGGCAATTGTTTCTAGAGAGAAAATTAGAAGTGACTTTTGCACTGGGAGCCAGCTGTGGACATCAGAGCAGAGGAATCAAACTGATGTCTGAGGTTGTTCAAAGGGGCGAACAGTCTTACAAGTTGGGAATCCACACAACAAGTTCCTTGTTCCTTCTTTATTCCTGTTGAGGGGCTCAATCCTCCCCCACTGGAATGAATGGCGAAGAGTTTCACTGACAGCGGTGAGAAGGGCACTGGACCCTAGCCTGCTCCTACGAAAGTTAACGGTTTTCAAGGGGCTAATGACTAGCCAAAATTAACCCTTTACCAGTGGTGGACCCGTATCTCTTAATATGAATTGCTAACACAGTTTGTGCACCCTCCGCCGTGGTGAATGGTGCAATGTGACGTCGCCGTTGGGAGCTGGAAATCCATGTTCCTGGTATTAAGAGGCATGGGAGCATCTGGTTTTTGTCTTTCGCCTGCCAGTAATTTAATCCAAGAAaaaggcaggagagaggaagaggagggagcggCCCCTGTTATGCCCTCTTATAAGATGCAGCATATGCTCCCCTCGGCCTTGATGCCAGCCCAGCTTTACTGGTTTGGGTAGTGAGTGATAGGACCAGGGTCTcatcctctctctgctcctccctgACAGTTTTGTGGGGTGGTTGAATGCTGGCAGCAGCTCGGAGAGCCCAAGGACTGGGATTGTACTGCACCCTAATTAGGTAATGAGTTTACTTCTTAATTTCTTCACTCAGGTTCCCCAATCTTTTCCCTCCACTGAAGCCAGAGACTGTGGCCAGGAGAACAGTAAAAGCTGTTCAGCTGAACCAAGCCTTCCTCCTCCTTCCGTGGACAATGCATGTACTTGTCATCTTGAAAAGGTAAATATTTCACTTCTCTGTGGCTGCCTGACCCACTCATTTTACCCTttgggcagagatgggagg
It encodes:
- the DHRS3 gene encoding short-chain dehydrogenase/reductase 3 isoform X1, with translation MVWKWLGALLLFPVQMVYLVVKAAVCILLPARLRDLSGESVLITGGGRGIGRHLAREFAKRGARKIILWGRTEKCLKETTEEIRRMGTECHYFICDVGNREEVYRQAKAVREKVGDITILVNNAAVVHGKSLMDSDDDALLKSQHINTLGQFWTTKAFLPRMLELQNGHIVCLNSVLALSAIPGAIDYCTSKASSFAFMESLTLGLLDCPGVNATTVLPFHTSTEMFQGMRIRFPNLFPPLKPETVARRTVKAVQLNQAFLLLPWTMHVLVILKSILPRSALEEIHKFSGSYTCMNTFKGRT
- the DHRS3 gene encoding short-chain dehydrogenase/reductase 3 isoform X2 — its product is MGTECHYFICDVGNREEVYRQAKAVREKVGDITILVNNAAVVHGKSLMDSDDDALLKSQHINTLGQFWTTKAFLPRMLELQNGHIVCLNSVLALSAIPGAIDYCTSKASSFAFMESLTLGLLDCPGVNATTVLPFHTSTEMFQGMRIRFPNLFPPLKPETVARRTVKAVQLNQAFLLLPWTMHVLVILKSILPRSALEEIHKFSGSYTCMNTFKGRT